The proteins below come from a single Pseudochaenichthys georgianus chromosome 14, fPseGeo1.2, whole genome shotgun sequence genomic window:
- the smg8 gene encoding nonsense-mediated mRNA decay factor SMG8 — translation MKGTNMALPLSMEALLQADLQEDVAYRDEGLSVVGIFGKSNMQPGAPKESIVNSLADKHIFSLFGGPEDGGTADSSIEAFYHQENRVLYLLLSSVSDSRQLLRACESLSANTGHSDSHELWKDLDRQHCLHLLYIFSVCHVLLLVHPNQTFDVTYDRLFRALDALRQKVLPLIRAAIKDCPVSKEWKLNCRPCPPRLLFVFQMNGSMKVSTNGSESGGNPDKPKKHSPRRRLQHALEDQIYRIFRKSRVLTNQSSNCLFTVPANQAFVYVIPTVDEDPVGALLSQLRSTCTVSETEPAVVVTGPRRYQQMRRSARQASYSGDPATLLMGGQLTDCSLKEFLWQHVELVLTKKGFDDSVGRNPQPSHFELPTYSKWVQIASKLHQVLISNTEEEIAELWSKVQGQLKVLEGFLDADTKFSENRCQKALPLAHSAYQSNLPHNYTTTVHKNQLAQALRVYSQHARGVAFQRYALQLHEDCYKFWSNGHQLCEERSLTDQHCVHKFHLLPQTGEKTDMDRNPPILNHNSRGRSTSACNCGRKQAPREDPFDIQAANYDFYQMLDEKCCGKLERIDFPVFQPSTLDPAPATNQAQRTPIEASGSTEVVVEKLKEPSTSHTPAQSHTPADTSLSLALSLGQSTDSLGPYADGDGTETQVQPKRPSLMDRQPSTVEYLPGMMHSGCAKGLLPKFSSWSLVKLGPAKSYNCHTGLEHPGFLPGSSFLLPWDLVIRSRSEEDPDRLTEPLDGGNSSWPAPNKTLVGKRGSTGGLGRSRRRDDMARIFVGFEYEDSRGRRFISCGPDKIVKVLGPGGAKDPATRVLNTDMPLYIPSPSQGRGIKSHYAQLTRLFVVVPDSPLEVTLNPQVQPGPPPCPLFHPEQTDLVLPPDGFWVLRFPYSFCTDRGPCYPPKENQPLNNHKVLRGILKATAATPAPQ, via the exons ATGAAGGGAACAAACATGGCTCTCCCTCTGAGTATGGAGGCTCTGCTTCAGGCGGACCTCCAGGAGGACGTCGCTTACCGGGACGAAGGCTTGAGTGTTGTCGGTATTTTCGGCAAAAGCAACATGCAACCGGGCGCGCCTAAAGAATCTATCGTCAACAGTCTCGCGGACAAACACATCTTCTCGCTGTTCGGAGGACCGGAAGATGGCGGTACGGCGGACAGCAGCATCGAGGCTTTCTACCACCAGGAGAACCGGGTTCTGTACCTGTTGCTGTCCTCCGTGTCCGACAGCCGGCAGCTATTGCGGGCCTGCGAGTCTCTGAGCGCCAATACCGGACACTCCGACTCCCACGAGCTGTGGAAAGACCTGGACCGACAGCACTGCCTGCATTTACTCTACATCTTCTCCGTGTGTCACGTGCTCCTGCTGGTGCACCCGAACCAGACTTTTGATGTGACTTATGACCGTCTCTTCCGGGCCCTGGATGCTCTGAGACAGAAGGTGCTGCCTCTGATCCGGGCTGCCATCAAGGACTGCCCGGTGTCCAAAGAGTGGAAGCTGAACTGTCGGCCATGCCCTCCTCGCCTGCTCTTCGTCTTCCAGATGAACGGCTCCATGAAG GTCTCTACAAACGGCTCAGAGTCCGGAGGAAACCCCGACAAACCCAAGAAGCACTCCCCCAGGAGGAGGCTGCAGCACGCGCTCGAGGACCAGATCTACCGTATCTTCCGTAAGAGCAGAgtcttgaccaatcagagcagcaaCTGCCTGTTCACCGTTCCCGCCAACCAGGCCTTCGTGTACGTGATCCCGACCGTTGACGAGGACCCTGTGGGCGCGTTGCTCAGCCAGCTGCGCTCCACCTGCACCGTGAGTGAAACCGAGCCAGCCGTGGTGGTGACGGGCCCGCGGAGATATCAGCAGATGAGACGCTCAGCGCGACAGGCGAGTTACAGCGGAGATCCAGCGACTCTGTTGATGGGCGGCCAGCTGACAGACTGCAGCCTGAAGGAGTTCCTCTGGCAGCACGTGGAGCTGGTGCTCACCAAGAAAGGCTTCGACGACAGCGTTGGTCGCAACCCTCAGCCTTCACACTTTGAGCTGCCGACCTACTCCAAGTGGGTCCAGATCGCCTCGAAGCTCCACCAGGTCCTCATCAGCAACACAGAGGAGGAAATAGCAGAGCTGTGGTCAAAGGTTCAGGGCCAGCTGAAGGTTTTGGAGGGTTTTCTCGACGCTGATACAAAGTTTTCTGAGAACAGGTGTCAGAAAGCCCTGCCCCTGGCTCACAGTGCCTACCAGTCCAACCTCCCCCATAACTACACAACCACCGTGCACAAGAACCAGCTGGCCCAGGCTCTGCGGGTGTACAGCCAGCATGCACGAGGTGTGGCTTTCCAGCGCTACGCTCTGCAGCTTCATGAGGACTGCTACAAGTTCTGGAGCAACGGCCACCAGCTGTGCGAGGAGCGCAGCCTGACGGACCAGCACTGTGTGCACAAGTTCCACCTGCTGCCTCAGACAG GAGAGAAGACAGACATGGATCGAAACCCACCCATCCTGAACCACAACAGCAGGGGGCGCTCCACCAGCGCCTGCAACTGCGGCAGGAAGCAGGCGCCACGAGAAGATCCGTTCGACATCCAGGCGGCCAACTACGACTTCTACCAG ATGCTGGATGAGAAATGCTGCGGGAAGTTGGAGCGGATCGACTTCCCTGTGTTCCAGCCCAGCACCCTGGACCCGGCGCCCGCCACAAACCAGGCTCAGAGGACCCCCATCGAGGCCTCCGGGTCTACAGAGGTGGTGGTGGAGAAACTGAAGGAGCCGAGCACC AGCCACACACCCGCCCAGAGCCACACCCCTGCAGACACCAGCCTCAGCCTGGCCCTCAGCCTGGGTCAGTCCACAGACAGCTTGGGGCCCTATGCTGACGGAGATGGCACCGAAACACAAGTCCAGCCAAAGAGACCCAGTCTTATGGACCGGCAGCCCTCCACCGTGGAGTATCTCCCCGGGATGATGCACTCCGGCTGTGCTAAGGGTCTCCTCCCAAAGTTCTCCAGCTGGTCCCTCGTCAAACTGGGCCCCGCAAAGTCCTACAACTGCCACACGGGCCTGGAGCACCCGGGCTTCCTCCCCGGATCCTCCTTCCTGCTGCCCTGGGACCTGGTGATCCGCTCCCGGTCGGAGGAGGACCCAGACAGACTGACGGAGCCTTTGGATGGGGGCAACTCCTCGTGGCCGGCCCCCAATAAGACCCTGGTGGGGAAAAGGGGAAGCACCGGGGGCCTGGGGAGGAGTCGCAGGAGGGACGACATGGCTCGGATCTTCGTGGGGTTCGAGTACGAGGACAGCAGGGGGCGGCGCTTCATCAGCTGTGGGCCGGATAAGATAGTGAAGGTTCTGGGGCCGGGGGGGGCCAAAGACCCCGCCACCAGGGTGCTGAACACCGACATGCCGCTCTACATCCCGTCCCCGTCGCAGGGCCGCGGCATCAAGTCTCACTACGCTCAGCTGACTCGGCTGTTTGTCGTCGTGCCGGACTCCCCGCTGGAGGTCACCCTCAACCCACAG GTGCAGCCCGGCCCCCCTCCCTGCCCGTTGTTCCACCCGGAGCAGACAGATTTGGTTCTTCCTCCCGATGGGTTCTGGGTTCTGCGGTTCCCTTATTCCTTCTGTACGGACCGCGGGCCCTGCTACCCCCCCAAAGAGAACCAGCCGCTCAACAACCACAAGGTGCTGCGAGGCATCCTGAAGGCCACGGCCGCTACCCCGGCCCCTCAGTGA
- the kcnj15 gene encoding ATP-sensitive inward rectifier potassium channel 15, with protein MATRTAEVQRRIVSKDGHNNVRVDNVEGMVKLYLHDIWTTVVDMKWRYKLTLFASTFVMTWFIFGVIFYFIGMGNGDLDPDLSVNRTACVVNVKTLTGAFLFSLESQTTIGYGLRYISEECPLAIFTLVAQLVITGLAEIFVTGAFLAKLARPKKRAETIKFSKSAVICRRAGKLCLMVRVANMRKSLLIQCQLTGKFLQSNVTEEGEKTQIHQSSVDFFMDSSGECPFLILPLTFYHVLDEHSPLTGLNAENLQTRDFELLVTLNATMESTAATCQSRTSYVPQEIFWGYEFKPVLFSTTGGRYVADFNFFDKVQVTNDAVVLSNNTEKLKLEEDYKKE; from the coding sequence ATGGCGACCAGGACGGCGGAGGTCCAGCGGAGGATCGTGTCCAAAGACGGCCACAACAACGTGCGCGTCGACAACGTGGAGGGCATGGTGAAGCTGTACCTGCACGACATCTGGACCACGGTGGTGGACATGAAGTGGCGCTACAAACTCACTCTGTTCGCCTCCACCTTCGTCATGACCTGGTTCATCTTCGGGGTCATTTTCTACTTCATCGGCATGGGCAACGGGGATTTGGATCCCGACTTGAGCGTCAACCGCACGGCCTGCGTGGTGAACGTGAAGACCCTCACCGGAGCTTTCCTGTTCTCCCTGGAGTCACAGACCACCATCGGGTACGGTTTACGGTACATCTCAGAAGAGTGTCCGCTGGCCATCTTCACGCTCGTGGCTCAGCTCGTCATCACCGGCCTGGCTGAGATCTTCGTCACCGGGGCCTTTCTCGCCAAACTGGCCCGCCCAAAGAAAAGAGCGGAGACCATCAAGTTCAGTAAGTCTGCGGTGATCTGCCGGCGCGCCGGGAAATTGTGTCTGATGGTGAGAGTGGCCAACATGAGGAAGAGTCTTCTGATCCAGTGCCAGCTGACGGGGAAATTCCTCCAGTCCAACGTCACGGAGGAAGGTGAGAAGACACAGATCCACCAGAGCTCTGTGGACTTCTTCATGGACTCCAGTGGAGAGTGCCCATTCCTGATCCTCCCGCTGACCTTCTACCACGTGCTGGACGAGCACAGTCCTCTCACAGGCCTCAACGCTGAGAACCTGCAGACCCGAGACTTCGAGCTGCTGGTGACCCTGAACGCCACCATGGAGTCCACCGCCGCCACGTGCCAGAGCCGCACCTCTTACGTCCCGCAGGAGATCTTCTGGGGGTACGAGTTCAAGCCGGTGTTGTTCAGCACCACGGGGGGCCGATACGTGGCAGATTTCAACTTCTTCGACAAGGTGCAAGTCACCAACGATGCGGTTGTCCTGAGTAACAACACGGAGAAGCTCAAACTGGAGGAGGACTACAAGAAAGAATAG